A window of Ranitomeya variabilis isolate aRanVar5 chromosome 2, aRanVar5.hap1, whole genome shotgun sequence contains these coding sequences:
- the LOC143806617 gene encoding uncharacterized protein LOC143806617, giving the protein MSSNKFRRAYSLRIPKSPKPATFLDPSGFYDRLDDTEFQDDHQGQNEVLGNKDNNSFSWEIPLITDAPKLHYCRKKWSSKSLRLPKSRPAEVEPPTCPTEEATQVEEDTCDSIQEPERPSSSEGRRLSDDDESHKETENEGQRQKSKKMKQYKKTIDRAFRRGWVSFISNIYTMSLTRTSQDAPHLIKAC; this is encoded by the exons ATGTCCTCGAATAAATTCAGAAGAGCCTATTCTCTCCGAATCCCAAAATCTCCGAAACCCGCAACATTTCTGGACCCTTCTGGATTTTATGACCGACTTGATGACACAGAATTTCAAGATGACCATCAAGGCCAAAATGAAGTCTTAGGAAATAAGGACAATAACAGCTTCTCTTGGGAAATTCCTCTGATCACCGATGCACCAAAACTTCATTACTGCAGGAAGAAGTGGAGTTCTAAGAGTCTACGGTTACCCAAGTCACGACCGGCAGAAGTAGAACCCCCAACATGTCCAACAGAAGAGGCAACGCAAGTGGAAGAGGATACTTGTGATTCGATCCAAGAACCTGAAAGACCTAGTTCATCTGAAGGGAGGAGGTTGTCAGATGACGATGAGAGCCATAAGGAAACAGAAAATGAAGGACAGAGACAGAAGAGCAAAAAGATGAAACAGTACAAAAAG ACAATTGACCGGGCGTTCCGCCGAGGATGGGTCTCATTCATCTCTAACATCTACACTATGTCGCTCACAAGAACGTCCCAGGACGCCCCCCATCTGATTAAGGCTTGCTAA
- the LOC143806619 gene encoding uncharacterized protein LOC143806619 has product MSDRRHADQLITRRLWEEVCSAVMDNWEELDAGAQDLARNRIIVRWRSIRDRFKREFNKEMQAPSGSRGRRSRYKHARALSFLRSTLLSRSTFCSTREPASELQPSGAIPRESATGDHVDPSVSAPTLLFDPSASSTSAGAAGRTSSLEAAGDELEFPLPHPSATAATSRPTLWSGRQRQRGQERSYAPDFLHLNASFHSAIKLLSEQTSAGYNMLNKSILELSSRLDRMQSDANQSPRHCFFQAVLRHMENLTPDLQMHVMQGCHTALAQAISHAPPPTLHVSTPFPSQSTVYPPIRPPPVRPPPVHSTPSSFVPSPLSLSQFLTSPFHSSPLTSPLSIPATPSYLTHTTSAPQVSTQPHVFTTHSTSVPPRDVLSPTLDVVRPPVSPSATISTQNYENL; this is encoded by the exons atgtcggaccgccgccatgctgaccagttaatcacccgacggctatgggaggaagtgtgcagtgctgttatggataactgggaggaactcgatgctggggcccaggatctagcgc gtaacaggattatcgtgcggtggcggtcaatcagggatcgcttcaagagggagtttaataaggagatgcaggccccgagtggatctagaggacgcaggagcagatacaaacatgccagagccctgtcgttcctacggtcgacgctgctgagcagaag cactttctgcagcactcgggagcctgcatcagagttgcagccctctggagcgatccctcgagagtccgccaccggggaccacgtcgacccctctgtttctgcacctacccttttgtttgatccctcagcctcatccaccagcgctggagcagcagggcggacttcgtcacttgaagctgcaggtgatgagttagagttccctttaccccacccctctgccactgccgcaacttctagaccaactttgtggtcaggacggcagcgccagagaggtcaggaaaggagctatgcgcctgactttttgcatctgaatgcatcctttcacagtgccatcaagcttttgagtgagcaaacgtctgctgggtacaatatgcttaacaaaagcatacttgaactcagcagtcgtcttgataggatgcaatcagatgcaaaccagtcaccaaggcactgtttttttcaggcggtcctcaggcacatggaaaatctaactcctgacctgcagatgcatgtgatgcaaggctgccacactgctctagcgcaggcgatatcccatgcccctccacctacccttcatgtgtcaacacctttcccctctcaatccaccgtctatcctcccatccgtcctcctcctgtacgtcctcctcccgtccattctactccttcgtcatttgttccttccccccttagtctttcccagtttttaacgtcccccttccattcttcccctttaacttctccgttatcaatcccagcaacaccttcatacctcacacacaccacatctgcacctcaagtctctacacaacctcatgttttcaccacccattccacttctgttcctccccgtgatgtcctgtcccccactctcgacgtggtccgcccgcctgtcagcccctccgctactatctccacccaaaactatgagaatctgtaa